The following coding sequences lie in one Palaemon carinicauda isolate YSFRI2023 chromosome 7, ASM3689809v2, whole genome shotgun sequence genomic window:
- the LOC137643809 gene encoding 116 kDa U5 small nuclear ribonucleoprotein component yields the protein MDADLYDEFGNYIGPELDSDEDDEEEDDDDYPDQDQEVNGYDDDDGMAGEEEEVSAQAVVLHEDKQYYPSAADVYGPEVETIVQEEDAQPLTQPIIKPVKVKKFSHVEKDLPSTTYNLEFLADLMDNPCLVRNVSLVGHLHHGKSTFVDCLIHQTHPEFRSKDDVPVRYTDTLFTEGERGLSIKATPITLVMQDVRNKSFLMNIFDTPGHVNFSDEVTAAMRLSDGVVLFVDAAEGVMLNTQRLLKHAVQEHLAITLCINKIDRLILELKLPPQDAYYKLRHIVEEVNSLLQQYTDQENPQTISPLLGNVCFASSQYALCFTLKSFAKQYAQQFGYDLQLEDFSRRLWGDIYFNPRTRKFTKKPPTSTSQRSFVEFILEPLYKIFAHIVGDVDSHLISLMDELGIHMSKEEQRMNIRPLLKLFMTRFIGPFDGFVDMCVNHIPSPQAYGKQKVETTYTGPLESELAEGMMQCDPEGPLVVHTTKQYPNEDATAFHVFGRVLSGTLHANQDVRVLGEKYTLVDEEDSRILTVGRLWVYEGRYNIEVNAVPAGNWVLIEGIDEPIVKTATITDLPPSSELHIFRPLKFNTHSVIKIAVEPVNPSELPKMLDGLRKVNKSYPLLSNKVEESGEHIILGTGELYLDCVMHDLRKMYSEIDIKVADPVVSFCETVVDTSSLKCFAETPNKRNKITMIAEPLERGLAEDIEGEVVQINWDRRRLGEFFQTRYDWDVLAARSIWAFGPDHSGPNILVDDTLPSEVDKNLLSSVKDSIVQGFQWGTREGPLCEEPIRNCKFKILDAVIAEEPLHRGGGQVIPTARRVAYSAFLMATPRLMEPYYFVEIQAPADCVSSVYTVLTKRRGHVTQDAPVAGSPLYTIKAFIPAIDSFGFETDLRMHTQGQAFCLSVFHHWQIVPGDPLDKSIQIRPLEPQPATHLAREFMIKTRRRKGLSEDVSINKFFDDPMLLELARQDVTLNYA from the exons ATGGATGCTGATTTATATGACGAGTTTGGTAATTACATTGGTCCGGAGCTCGACTCTGATGAGGATGACGAGGAAGAGGATGATGACGATTACCCGGACCAAGACCAGGAAGTAAACGGCTATGACGACGATGATGGAATGGCAGGGGAAGAGGAGGAAGTGTCGGCTCAAGCAGTTGTCCTACACGAAGACAAACAGTACTACCCTAGTGCGGCGGATGTTTATGGGCCGGAGGTGGAGACCATTGTACAAGAGGAGGATGCGCAACCACTGACTCAGCCCATAATAAAA CCTGTAAAAGTGAAGAAGTTCAGCCATGTTGAGAAGGACCTGCCATCAACCACGTACAATCTGGAGTTCTTGGCAGATCTTATGGATAATCCCTGCCTAGTTCGTAATGTGTCGCTGGTAGGCCATCTCCACCATGGTAAAAGCACATTCGTTGACTGCCTTATACATCAGACCCATCCTGAATTcag gagcaaggatgacgttcctgtgcGGTATACCGACACACTTTTTACGGAGGGCGAGCGAGGGTTGAGTATCAAAGCCACACCTATAACGCTGGTTATGCAAGATGTCCGAAACAAGAGTTTCCTAATGAATATCTTTGACACACCTGGTCATGTAAACTTCTCAGATGAG GTAACAGCTGCGATGAGGCTAAGCGATGGAGTCGTTTTGTTCGTTGATGCAGCTGAAGGTGTCATGCTTAATACCCAGCGACTCCTGAAGCATGCTGTGCAAGAGCATCTTGCCATTACCCTATGTATTAATAAGATAGACAGGCTTATACTTGAATTGAAATTGCCTCCACAAGATGCCTACTATAAATTGAGGCATATTGTCGAAGAagtaaattctctccttcagcagTACACTGACCAGGAGAATCCCCAGACTATCTCTCCATTGCTTGGCAATGTTTGTTTTGCCAGCTCACAGTATGCACTTTGCTTTACTTTAAAGTCATTTGCCAAGCAGTATGCGCAGCAATTCGGCTATGATCTGCAACTAGAGGACTTTTCCAGACGTCTCTGGGGAGACATTTACTTTAACCCTCGAACTAGGAAGTTCACAAAGAAGCCTCCAACATCCACATCCCaaagaagttttgttgaattcattTTGGAACCACTTTACAAAATCTTTGCTCACATTGTTGGTGATGTTGACTCGCATTTGATTTCTCTGATGGATGAATTGGGAATTCACATGAGCAAAGAAGAGCAGAGAATGAACATTAGACCTCTCCTGAAACTCTTCATGACCCGATTCATAGGACCTTTTGATGGATTCGTCGACATGTGCGTCAATCATATTCCGTCACCTCAAGCCTATGGGAAGCAGAAAGTGGAAACCACCTATACTGGACCTCTCGAAAGTGAATTAGCCGAAGGCATGATGCAGTGTGATCCCGAAGGACCGCTTGTTGTTCACACGACTAAACAATATCCAAATGAAGACGCCACAGCGTTTCATGTGTTCGGACGTGTTCTTTCGGGGACACTACATGCAAATCAGGATGTGAGAGTCCTTGGAGAAAAATATACACTTGTTGATGAAGAGGACTCGCGTATTTTAACAGTGGGTAGGTTGTGGGTGTATGAGGGACGGTATAATATTGAAGTTAATGCTGTTCCTGCTGGGAACTGGGTTTTGATTGAAGGTATAGATGAACCTATCGTTAAAACTGCTACCATAACCGATTTGCCACCGAGTAGTGAACTTCACATTTTCAGACCGCTTAAGTTTAACACTCATTCTGTTATCAAGATAGCTGTGGAACCTGTCAACCCATCAGAGTTACCAAAAATGTTAGATGGACTTCGAAAAGTCAACAAATCTTATCCGTTGTTAAGTAACAAAGTAGAGGAATCTGGAGAGCACATCATCCTTGGGACAGGAGAATTGTATCTTGACTGTGTGATGCACGATTTACGTAAAATGTATTCTGAGATTGACATTAAAGTTGCTGATCCAGTGGTCAGCTTTTGTGAAACTGTTGTTGACACTTCATCTCTGAAGTGTTTCGCTGAAACtccaaataagagaaataaaatcacCATGATTGCTGAACCTCTTGAGAGAGGTCTTGCTGAGGATATTGAAGGTGAAGTAGTTCAAATTAACTGGGACAGAAGGAGACTGGGTGAATTCTTCCAGACTCGCTATGACTGGGATGTGTTGGCGGCTCGATCTATTTGGGCTTTTGGCCCTGATCATAGTGGTCCAAACATTCTCGTAGATGACACATTACCTTCGGAGGTAGACAAAAATCTCCTTTCATCAGTTAAGGATTCCATAGTACAAGGTTTTCAGTGGGGCACGCGAGAAGGCCCGTTATGTGAAGAACCCATCAGAAATTGTAAATTCAAAATTCTAGATGCAGTGATTGCGGAAGAACCATTACACCGAGGTGGAGGCCAAGTCATTCCTACTGCTAGAAGAGTCGCCTATTCAGCGTTCTTAATGGCCACACCACGTCTGATGGAACCGTATTATTTCGTTGAAATTCAGGCACCAGCTGATTGTGTCTCGTCAGTGTACACTGTTCTAACAAAGAGAAGAGGCCACGTTACTCAAGATGCTCCGGTTGCTGGATCACCTTTGTATACCATCAAAGCTTTCATTCCAGCTATAGACTCTTTTGGTTTCGAAACGGACTTGAGAATGCATACGCAAGGTCAAGCCTTTTGCCTGAGCGTGTTTCATCACTGGCAGATCGTTCCAGGTGATCCGTTAGACAAGAGCATCCAGATTCGTCCCTTAGAACCTCAGCCTGCCACACATCTGGCCAGGGAGTTCATGATTAAGACTCGTCGCCGCAAGGGCTTGTCAGAAGACGTATCCATCAACAAGTTCTTCGACGACCCTATGTTGTTGGAGTTGGCCAGGCAAGATGTCACTCTAAATTATGCTTAa